A part of Deltaproteobacteria bacterium genomic DNA contains:
- a CDS encoding nitrile hydratase subunit beta: MARGHHDVGGLPGAGPIDQSQHELADWEILADAVNQALGARGVKRTDELRRLREEMDAAAYKNSSYYERWIASIEGILIEKKILTRAEIDRKVAEFEKKWGEP; the protein is encoded by the coding sequence ATGGCACGAGGACATCATGATGTCGGTGGGTTGCCAGGCGCCGGGCCGATCGATCAGAGCCAGCACGAACTTGCCGACTGGGAAATTCTCGCAGACGCCGTCAACCAGGCGTTGGGCGCACGCGGTGTCAAGCGCACCGATGAGCTGCGCCGGCTGCGCGAGGAGATGGATGCGGCGGCCTATAAAAATTCTTCCTACTACGAGCGTTGGATTGCCAGCATCGAGGGCATCCTGATCGAAAAAAAAATCCTGACGCGCGCAGAAATTGACCGCAAAGTTGCCGAGTTCGAAAAAAAGTGGGGTGAGCCATGA
- a CDS encoding nitrile hydratase subunit beta — MTFAPATGRFRPGDRVKVRFEDRPGHIRTPWYVRGKTGFVERVYGDFLNPESLGHGGDGLPKRTLYLIAFAQSDLWEGYRQNTPDKLLVDIYDHWLEKAA; from the coding sequence ATGACCTTTGCACCGGCGACCGGCCGGTTTCGTCCTGGCGATCGCGTGAAGGTGCGCTTCGAAGATCGCCCGGGCCACATCCGCACGCCGTGGTACGTCCGCGGCAAGACTGGCTTTGTTGAACGGGTCTACGGTGATTTTCTCAATCCGGAATCGCTCGGCCACGGCGGCGATGGTTTGCCCAAGCGGACTCTGTATCTAATCGCGTTTGCGCAGTCCGACCTCTGGGAAGGGTATCGCCAAAATACACCGGACAAATTGCTGGTCGACATTTACGACCATTGGCTGGAAAAAGCCGCGTAG
- the nthA gene encoding nitrile hydratase subunit alpha — protein sequence MTTTATPADDHGHDHPKHELSATAKRIYAIRALLVEKGVISEKDIQCQIEYQEARSPVNGAKLVARAWTDPAFKQRFIADPKAACAEMGIDATAINEFVVLENTEKVRHMVVCTLCSCYPRPILGRPPDWYKSMNYRQRSVVDPRGVMREFGLVLPDDVQVRVHDSTADIRYLVLPLRPKGTEKLSQAELEKLVTRDSMIGVMDALSAVPAA from the coding sequence ATGACTACGACAGCTACCCCCGCCGACGATCACGGCCATGACCATCCAAAACATGAATTGAGCGCCACCGCCAAAAGAATCTATGCGATCCGCGCGCTCTTGGTCGAGAAGGGTGTTATTAGCGAGAAAGACATTCAATGCCAGATCGAATATCAAGAGGCGCGCTCGCCGGTTAATGGTGCCAAGCTGGTGGCCCGTGCCTGGACCGACCCTGCGTTTAAGCAACGCTTCATCGCCGATCCGAAAGCGGCTTGCGCGGAAATGGGCATCGACGCCACTGCCATCAACGAATTTGTCGTTTTGGAAAACACCGAGAAGGTGCGACACATGGTGGTCTGCACCTTATGCTCGTGTTATCCCAGGCCCATACTCGGCCGCCCACCCGACTGGTACAAAAGCATGAACTATCGCCAGCGCTCAGTCGTCGATCCGCGCGGCGTGATGCGCGAGTTTGGTCTGGTCTTGCCGGACGATGTGCAGGTCCGGGTCCACGACAGCACGGCGGACATTCGCTACCTGGTATTACCGCTTCGTCCCAAAGGCACGGAAAAACTGAGCCAAGCGGAGTTGGAAAAGTTGGTGACCCGCGACAGCATGATCGGCGTGATGGACGCTTTGTCAGCAGTGCCCGCCGCCTAA
- a CDS encoding phosphoenolpyruvate carboxykinase (GTP) encodes MSNSSGTVPANPHIQNWVKSMAAMCQPDNVYWCDGSEAEKEKLTQIAVQCGDLMPLNQKELPGCYLHRSALNDVARTENLTFVCTERQEDAGPNNNWMAPSESYDKLSKIFSGAMRGRTLYVIPFLMGPQGSPFSKVGIQVTDSVYVVLNMRMMTRMGKVALDHLGNSDDFTRCLHSKADLDMERRFICHYPQDNTIWSVGSGYGGNALLAKKCLALRIASKLGQKEGWLAEHMLIVGIESPEGEVTYVCGAFPSACGKTNLAMLVPPAGMKGWKIHTVGDDIAWLRVGSDGRLWAINPEAGFFGVAPGTGSNTNPNAVATVKNDTIFTNVALRSDGTVWWEGHDDPTPNNAHDWRGKAWDPASGQPAAHPNARFTVSLKQCPTYSSEWEKPEGVPISAMLFGARRNKLVPLVYQSFNWQHGTFLGATLASETTAAATGAVGVVRRDPMAMLPFCGYNMGDYWGHWLSMSKRATNPPKIFRVNWFQRNDQGKFIWPGFGENLRVLRWVIERCKGAGATDETPIGYVPKAAALNGDGLNVSQSDLNQLVAIDRDGWKNNLKSQSEYFDTYGDHLPVGIKEEHNSLANRLKG; translated from the coding sequence CTGGTGCGATGGATCGGAAGCCGAAAAGGAGAAACTCACACAGATCGCGGTGCAATGCGGCGATTTGATGCCGCTCAATCAGAAGGAATTACCGGGCTGTTATCTCCATCGAAGCGCGCTTAACGACGTGGCGCGCACGGAAAATCTGACGTTTGTTTGCACCGAGCGGCAGGAGGATGCCGGTCCCAATAACAACTGGATGGCGCCATCGGAATCCTACGATAAACTCTCGAAAATTTTCAGCGGCGCCATGCGCGGCCGAACGCTTTACGTGATCCCGTTCTTGATGGGGCCGCAGGGGTCGCCATTTAGCAAGGTCGGCATTCAAGTCACTGACAGCGTGTACGTCGTGCTCAACATGCGCATGATGACGCGCATGGGCAAAGTCGCTCTCGATCATCTCGGCAACTCCGATGACTTTACGCGCTGCTTACATTCCAAAGCCGATCTCGATATGGAGCGGCGGTTTATCTGCCACTATCCCCAGGATAATACGATTTGGAGCGTCGGCTCCGGCTACGGCGGCAACGCGCTTCTAGCAAAGAAGTGTTTGGCGTTGCGTATCGCCAGCAAGCTCGGCCAAAAAGAAGGCTGGTTGGCCGAACATATGTTGATCGTTGGCATCGAAAGCCCCGAGGGCGAAGTTACCTATGTCTGCGGCGCGTTCCCGAGCGCCTGCGGCAAAACCAATCTCGCCATGCTGGTGCCGCCCGCCGGTATGAAAGGTTGGAAGATTCACACCGTCGGCGATGATATCGCTTGGCTGCGGGTTGGCTCGGACGGTCGGCTGTGGGCGATCAATCCGGAAGCCGGCTTCTTTGGCGTCGCTCCCGGCACTGGCTCTAATACCAATCCGAACGCCGTGGCCACGGTGAAAAACGACACGATCTTTACCAATGTGGCGCTGCGCTCCGACGGCACCGTCTGGTGGGAAGGCCACGACGATCCGACGCCGAACAACGCGCATGATTGGCGCGGCAAAGCCTGGGACCCGGCGAGCGGACAACCGGCGGCCCATCCCAATGCGCGCTTCACAGTCTCGCTCAAGCAATGCCCGACCTACTCGTCCGAATGGGAGAAGCCCGAAGGTGTGCCGATCAGCGCCATGCTTTTTGGCGCGCGGCGCAACAAGCTCGTGCCGCTGGTTTATCAATCGTTCAATTGGCAGCACGGCACGTTCCTCGGTGCGACCCTGGCATCGGAGACGACGGCTGCAGCCACGGGCGCCGTCGGCGTTGTGCGCCGCGATCCAATGGCGATGCTGCCCTTCTGCGGCTACAACATGGGCGACTATTGGGGCCATTGGCTGTCGATGTCGAAGCGGGCGACCAACCCACCGAAGATTTTCCGCGTCAATTGGTTTCAGCGCAACGACCAAGGCAAGTTTATCTGGCCGGGGTTCGGCGAAAATCTGCGAGTGCTGCGCTGGGTGATTGAGCGTTGCAAGGGTGCCGGCGCCACCGATGAGACGCCCATCGGCTACGTGCCCAAAGCGGCCGCGCTGAACGGCGATGGGTTGAATGTTTCTCAAAGCGACCTGAACCAGCTCGTCGCCATCGATCGCGACGGCTGGAAAAACAATCTCAAGAGCCAAAGCGAATACTTTGACACCTACGGCGATCATTTGCCGGTCGGTATCAAAGAAGAACACAACTCCCTAGCCAATCGCCTAAAGGGCTGA